The genomic stretch CTGAAGATCGACGCCTAGATCCTGCTTTCGCAGTAAACTAATAACGGCCTGCAAATCATCCTTATCCTTACCTGTCACACGAACCTGATCACCTTGGATAGAGCTGGTCACTTTTATTTTACTATCCTTAATTAGCTTATTGATTTCTTTGGCTTTTTCCTGAGAGATTCCTTGGATCAGCTTGACTTCCTGACGAACTGTATCTCCCGCTGCCGCTTGGATTTTTCCATACTCTAAGGCTCTAAGGGAAATCTGCCGTTTCACTAATTTCCCCTCCAGAATGTCGATGACATTGCGTAACTTAAAATCATCATCGGAAATTAATGTGATTTTGTCCTCTTGGAGTTCAATAGAAGATTTACTGTTTTTAAAGTCAAAGCGCTGCTCAATTTCCTTTTGCGCTTGATGAACCGCATTGGTTACTTCCTGCAACTCTACTTTCGAAACAATATCAAATGATGAATCCTTCGCCACGAATCTCTCCCCTTTTCCTAATTCTCACAGTCATTTTTTGAGAATGATATTATTAACGACCTGTCCCTCAGCGCCTAAGCTTGGCCAAGTCTGACCATTGAGGATGACGGAAAGTCCTCCTGCATTCCCTACGGAGACCAATTCAATTTGCTCCTTAGCTTTTAACTCCTTAGTCACCCCTTTAGTAAAGGTTCCCTCCAAAGCAAGCTGACCATCCACATTAACTCGAATCCAACAAGGCTGACTAAATATGAGCTGAACAACCAAACCTTCTGTCTCCTGAGCAATCACATTTTGGGGGTCTTGGGTAGGGGTCTCTATTGGGTCAGGTGTGTTAGGAGGAGTTTGTGTGGAAGGGGGAGTTTGTTGCTGTTGAACAATTTCTTCCTGAGGAATAGTAGGTAATGGGGTAGTTATGTCTTGGGGTGTGACATTGGCACCTTGCTGATTACTCAGGTTCGCAATCACGATTACCACACATAAAGCCACAACCCCGGTTAAAGCCACAAGAGCAGGTTTTACCCATGGGGGCATTTTCTTAGGCCCGCTAAGCGTTTTCTCGATAGCTATAGGCTCTTCAATGGGCTGTTCTGATGCTTTGTAAAGAGCTAGTACCTCATCCGAGTTTAATCCGAGATGCTTGGCATAGGTTCTTATGAATCCTTTAGTATAGGTAGAACCCGGTAAAATACGATACTCTTCTTCTTCCAGGGCCTCCAAATAGCGGATTCTGATTTTTGTCACTTCTTCTGCTTGGGTTAAACTCCATCCTTTATCTACACGGGCGTTACGAAGGATTTGTCCCTCTCCTGCCATGATAACCCCTCCCTCATCAGATTCTTTAACTTATATCAAAAGAAGAAAAACTAATCGCTACATCTTCTGTTCGAATCTCATCTTCTGGTTGATTACGAATCTCAATAATAAAATCAAAGTCAAGATCAATTCGACCATCGCGGAGAAAAACCTCCGGGTGTTCAATGATTTTGGGGGTAGGCATTTCCATCACACGTTTGAGTAATTCCCAGTGGACATCATCCCCTCGGGAGGTACTCGTAATTCCATCGATCAAAAAGATGGAATCCTCCGCCTCATCCAGCATCAGCGTAGTGCGAAGAGTTTGGCGTATGATTGTGGATGATAATAGTATCCACTTTTTGTTAGCATAAACGCACGCGCTTATAGCCGCTTCCGTCTTACCTACTCGGGGTGCGCCTCGTATCCCGATTAAACGATGGCCGCCTCCCATTAAAGTATCCCCTAAAAAGTCGACGAGCACTCCTAATTCTTCACGTATAAAACGATATGTCGGGGGGTTACTAGCTATCATGTCTAGACGTTGACCATGACGTAAAGCTAGTCGATCAAAAAGGGTCGGTTCCCGAAAGGCCGTGACTCGAATAGTAGCTACACTATCTAAAGCTCCTTTCAGCGCTTGAACCTTGTCTGCGCATGGGAACTCTAACAGAAAGCCCCGATGACGATCACCAATGCCATTGACCGTTAAAATATTGATTTCTAACATCCCCATCAAGGTCGTGACGGCACCCAATAAACCCGGTTTATTTTGCTGTATCACGTATTCCAGATAGAGTTGCTGTTCTGGGTATGCCCGACCACTGATCAAGGTATTCCTCCAATTCTCTTAATCCCATTTCAGGATCAAGATGGCTTATGGCATAATCGTAATCCCCTTGCGGGCCATTAGGATAGGCATAAATAGCATCGTAATATTTAAGCATCTCTTCAGTGAATTCTTCCAGATTTCCTTGATCTAATAAGGTATTATATAATGTAATCTTCTTATGTCCGAGTATTTTAGTAAGTCGGCCTAAGGCAGACTTAATCTCAGGTATGGCGTTAGGGAATTGAGCGTATTCCTTCACTAAGCGGTCGACGCGATTCGGGATGGAGTCATAGAGCAAGATTTGGGGTCCGATCTTCATCGCATCAAAAAAGGAAGGTGGCAAGTTAATTCTACCAATTCTCTTGCTTTCACATTCCACAATAATATATGGAAAATGGCTCACTTCGCTAAGTCGTACATATAATGCGGCTTCAAAGTCCTTCTGAGAGGGAGCAGAACCCAAACCCACAGAACCAAATACAGAACCCCTATTATTGGCTAAGGCTTCCAGGTCGACGGCTGGATAGCCATCCTGTTTTAGTCTAGCTAAAATCTCGGTTTTACCAACACCGGTATTGCCTCGTAATACAACTACTTTAAGAGGAAACTCACCCCTAAAGTATTCAGTAATCCAATGACGATAGGCCTTATATCCCCCGTGCAATCGGTAAACAGACAAGCCCATCAAGTCAAAAACATTAGCTAGGGATTTGCTTCTCATACCTCCACGCCAACAAAATAGGACTAGAGAATGTCCTTTCGCCCACTGCGAGGCTTGCTCATAGAGCCCCTTCAACTTCGGGCCTACAATCTCCAAGCCCTGCTCCTTCGCCAAAGCAGGCGAAATCTGCACATATGTCGTGCCGATCCTTGCTCTTTCTTCATTATTAAACAAAGGCAAATTCAAAGCCCCAGGAATAGTTGCCTCTTGATACTCACCTTCAGAGCGCACATCAACTAGTAGCAAATTCTTGACTTCACTTAACTCTTCAACTGTTATTTCATGAATCATCGTCAATTTCCTTTATTTATACTATTCTCCTTTAATATAATAAATCCTCTCTACTAAATGTGCAACTTTTATCCAATTTCTTCTTCTTCCAAACCAAACTTCTGCTCAAATTGTCCCTTAGTCAACAAAACCTCACGAGGTTTAGACCCTTCGTAGCCACCGACGACACCCTTCTCTTCCAGTAAATCCATCAGCCGAGCTGCTCGAGTATAGCCAATACGTAGTCTTCGTTGCAATAAAGAAACAGAAGCGTTCCCAGCTTCAATGAAAAGAATGGCTGCTTGGCGGAACAACTCATCACCCGCCTCTTCAGCGGGTTTACTGGTTCCTAGTTCCATATGGGGTATCTCTTGATACTCTGGTTTAGCCTGATTTTGGAGAAAGCGGACAACGTTTTCCACTTCCTTATCGGCTAAGTAGCACCCTTGGACCCTCACTGGCTTGCTCGCTCCCATAGGATAGTACAGCATATCTCCGCGACCTAAAAGCTTTTCAGCTCCATTCATATCGAGAATAGTTCGAGAATCGATCTGAGAGGAAACGGCGAAGGCAATCCGCGAAGGGATATTGGCTTTAATTAAGCCTGTAATAACATCCACCGATGGTCGCTGAGTAGCAATCAAGAGATGGATTCCCGCCGCCCGTGCCATCTGAGCTAACCGGCAGATGGAATCTTCTACATCACCGGGGGCAACCATCATTAAATCAGCTAACTCGTCAATAATGACAACAACATAAGGAAGAGGAAGTGCATCCTCTTTCTTTTCTTGAGTTCGCAAAAAATTATATCGAACGATATCTCTTACCCCAGCTGCAGCAAAAAGCTCATAACGGGTCTCCATTTCCGTGACAATCCATTTCAAAGCCCCTGCAGCCTTCTTAGGATCGGTAACTACCGGTGCAATGAGATGGGGAATTCCATTATAGTTAGTTAACTCTACCATCTTAGGATCCACCAGTAGGAATTTTACTTCATCCGGCCGAGCTTTATATAAGATACTATTGATCAAGGTATTCACACAGACAGATTTTCCAGATCCCGTAGCACCCGCAATCAGCAAATGGGGCATTTTCGTCAAATCAGCTACAATGGGACTACCTGTAATATCTTTGCCCAGAACCACGGTAAGCTTGCTTGGGGCATTCTGAAATTCTGGGGTTTCCAGCACTTCTCGGAAATGTACAGTCGCAATTTCTTTATTGGGAACCTCAATTCCCACCACAGATTTTCCAGGTACCGGAGCCTCGATCCGTACGTCAGTAGCCGCTAAGCTCAGAGCAATATCATCGGACAGATTAGTAATCTTACTCACTTTGACACCAGGAGCAGGTTGTGCTTCATAGCGGGTAATGGCTGGGCCTTGCGTAACATGAGTTACCTTAATCTTTACCCCAAAGCTCTCCAAGGTATCCTCGAGAATCTTTACATTATCAGCTAAATCCTTATTAATTCGAGGGTTCTTTACCTTCATGCTTTTATTCAGCAGAGTAAGATTAGGCAGTTGAAAATCACTGCCCTCTCTTTGCGCCATTCTTGAGACAGGAGTACCTGTAACCTTGCCCGGCGGAATAATCCCCGTTCCTCCCTCGCCCTCCCGCGCTTGTGACAATTTCTTCCCTTCCAAGGGTGAAGTCATTTGCGTCACTGGACGATCAGACAGAGATTTTTCGCCTTCCGCACCGTGATCTGTTAAGTCTTGAAGGGTTCTGATAATCACCGGCCGTTCGACTAATTCAGGCTCTAATACCTTCAGGTGATTTACAGAGGTCTTGGTTTCTTTCTTTTTGAGATTCTTACGAAGTTCCTTTTTTTCTGGCTCTTCATATGTAGCATCGACAGGAGACTCTTCTGTATCCTGCATCACATAGATGAAATCTTCAACATGTCCTTTAACCCAATGCCCAGAATCCTTGCTTGCCTTTTGGACCAGTTGGAGTCCGTGGATTAAAGAGCGATTCGTTATCAGTAGCGCCCCTATCAGTGCTGTCACTATAAGCACCACGTATCCACCGGAAATTCCTACTGATGCCTTCAGAACGATGGCAATCCCAGCACCGATTAAGCCACCACCGTGTCCCATCATTCCTTCAGCAATGAAATGTTCTTTCTTATAGGCTTCAACTCCAGGCAATTGAAAATGCAATATTCCCTCAAGGGTTAACCATAAGAGGACAACTCCTAAAGTCCTCCATTGATTATCGATATGTTTACGGTTCATATAGGCGATTCCCCACGCCCCTAGCATAAGCATTAGCCAAACACGGCCGCTTCCTGCCAGAATGGTTAAGCCTTCTTCTATCTTTCCCCCGATCAGGCCATTACTCCCGGAATAAATAGTGACTATGCCTAATACGGCCAAGCCAAGTGCGGCGATCCCTATGACTTCATGTCGAACACTATCTTTAAGAAAGCCCTTCTTCTTTACTGTACGAGTTTTTCTCTTTGCCAAAAAACATCCCTCAAATCAATTGTTATACTTGAGAAGCTTCACTCTAGAATTGTATGATCAAAGAATACCAACATCGGTGATGAACCTATCTCGTTATTTCTACAAACAGGATATATTTCCTTCACAGGTGTTATACTTCCTTCTTCAATCGCGTCATAGCTTGTCATCATTAAATTATAACAAAAAATCGGCCCTAAAGCCGATTTATTCTTAATTTAAACTTTCGCGTTTTTCCGAGATCAGCCTCTTCAGCTCTCGATGCGCTTCCTTTAACCCTCCAACAGCGTCAATCAATCCAATATCTACCGCATCTTGACCAATTAAAATCGTACCGATATCTTGCGCAAGCTCACCGGTTGCAAACATGAGCTGCTTAAGCTGTTCTTCGGTAATTCCGGAGTGCTGAAGAATAAAACGATTAATGCGCTCCTGCATCTTCTGCAAGTATTCAAATTGCTGATGACCATTAATAACTAACCCTGTATAACGGATAGGATGTAACGTCATCGTTCCCGTAGGAGCGATGAAGCTTCGATTACAGCTCACGGCAATTGGAATTCCAATACTGTGTCCCCCTCCAAGGACGATCGAAACGCTTGGTTTACTTAAACTACTAACCAGCTCGGAGATAGCCAGACCCGCCTCTACATCCCCTCCGGCAGTATTAAGAATAAGTAATATCCCTTCGATCATAGGATTCTGTTCTACTGCGACTAATTGAGGAATGACATGCTCATACTTCGTGGCTTTTGACTGGGCGGGAAGGACTTGATGGCCTTCAATCTGCCCAACCACAGTCAGACAATAAATATTCTCGGCTGGCTCCGGTATACGGATTTGTCCTAATTCTTTTAAGTTCTCAACTTCAGGCTTTAATGGTTTCTCATTTTCATTGGTTTGACTCACAAAGCACTCTCCTTCCAAGATCATGTTCATTTATCCGTTAACGAGTCCATTGAACTTAGCCTCACTTTGGCACTCGCACAAATATAGCTCTATCTTATTATGGAGGTTTTCTTATTAAAAAATGCAGGCTCATAATGCCTGCATTTTTTACCTACCTATTATTATGATCCAGGAGCGACACACTACATCGCGAAATATTGACGAACTCACAGGCCCATTATCCCTTAATCTCTTATATAGTCCACTCCCAAGATATTGCCCTGCAAAATAGGCCGCCAAAAAAGAGGTTATAACCAAGCCCATCCAAGGTAATTCGATATGTTGACGCAGATAGGCTACAAAAGGCACTGGGAGGTGAATCGCCAAAAACCACTGCACTGAGAGTTTTCTTACATTAGCCCGCCAATAACCAAATGGAACATTGAATAAGACAATGACCATCAAGAAGAAAATGAAGATGAACATCTAAGCACCTCCCCATCTATCCATATGTTAATACTTTAGGAACTATAACATCGATTATCCAACAGAACACAATAGAAATATTCCTTTGACTTCTTCCCATACTTTTTTTATACTAGCAGAGTATAAAATCAATCCACTGTGTGAATAAGGTGGATAGCATAGGAGTTTAGCATGAGTATATTAAATGTTGAGAATGTGAATCATGGCTTCGGGGGACGTCAGATTCTTGAAAATACAACCTTCCGCCTCCTTAAAGGAGAGCATGTTGGCTTAGTAGGAGCCAATGGTGAAGGCAAATCTACTTTCTTGGATATCATTACAGGCAAACTAATTCCTGATGAGGGTAAAGTTGAATGGTCTAATCGAGTCACTGTAGGGTACTTAGATCAGCACAGTGTATTAACCAAAGGAAAAACGATTCGTGATGTTCTCAAAGAAGCTTTTCAAAAGATGTTCGAGCTCGAAAATGAAATGCTGGAACTCTACAATCTCATGGCTGAAGCTACAGAAGAGCAAATGGTCAAAATGATGGAAGATGTCGGAGAAATCCAAACGATCCTAGAGCATAACGGCTTCTATATAATTGATGCTAAAATCGAAGAAGTGGCCAACGGCCTAGGTTTAGGAGAAATTGGTTTAGATCGAGATGTTGCGGATTTAAGTGGTGGCCAGCGGACGAAGGTACTGCTAACCAAGCTATTACTACAAAAGCCTACCATATTAATACTAGATGAGCCCACCAACTACTTAGATGCCGACCATATCGTCTGGCTTAGTAATTATCTTAAGAACTACGAAAACGCCTTTATTCTTGTTTCCCATGACTCCCCCTTCTTAAATGATGTGGTTAATGTAATTTACCATGTGGAAAATGCAGAATTAACCCGCTACACCGGCAACTACGAACAATTTATGCAGCTCCATTCCATCAAGAAAGAACAAGAGTTAAAGGCCTATGAGAAACAGCAGAAAGAAGTAGATCGCCTCGAAGACTTTATAGCTCGCAATAAAGCACGCATCTCGACCACCGGACGAGCAAAGAGTCGCCAAAAACAGCTTGAGAAGATGGATATTCTGGAGAAACCCAAGGAGAAAATCAGACCCCAATTCCGCTTCAAAGAGGCTCGAACACCTGGTAGAATAATTTTTGAGACCAAGGATTTAGTGCTCGGCTATGATGAGCCCTTAACCCGCCCTGTTAATCTAAAGTTGGAACGAGGTCAAAAGGTGGCCATCCGCGGGGTAAATGGCTTAGGTAAAACTACCCTGCTCAAAACTTTACTGGGCATTATTCCTTGTATCAGTGGAGAGAGTATTCTCGGAGATTATCTTGTCCCCGGATATTTTGAACAAGAATCCAACCGTGGCAATAACAACACGCCCCTTGAAGAAATATGGCAGGAATTTCCTGGTCTTACTAACTATGAAGCACGCCAGGCTCTCGCTAAATGTGGTCTTACCAACGAGCATATTTCTAACAAGATGATGGTCTTAAGCGGCGGTGAAAGTGCCAAAGTAAGGCTCTGCAAGCTCATGCTGAGAGAAATCAATTTCCTTGTTTTGGATGAGCCCACTAACCATCTCGATGTGGATGCCAAGGAAGAATTGAAAAAAGCCATTCAAGACTTTAAAGGCACCGTCCTACTAGTATCCCACGATCCAGATTTCTACGAGAATTGGGTCTCAGATATTTGGAATTTAGAACAATGGACAACAAAAATCGTATAAGGACCTACCCCTCTATCTCATTTCATTCCTTTTCACAGCCCAGAAATTATTCAATGTTACTCTGGGCCCGGATGCAACTTCCCGTCAAAATGGTTCCGTTGGTGGCGAAATGGTTGGTCGTACATTTGAGAGCTTCGGTAAAAGATAAATAATTGCCAACAAAGGCCAGCATACGCTGGCCTTTAGTATTTCTTAAGGCGTATTCAGTACACTCCAACAGTATATTTTGATTTACAATACCAGCAACTATCGTATTCTTGAATAGCAGGCAGTAGTAAGACAACCCAAACGTCTCCACGGCCCTTGCGATTGATCTAAAGTTAAAGTTATTAAAACAATTTGTTGTAGTTCATCCCATCAAATTATTGTTTTTGAAAAGATTTAGTAGATGATATTATGTGATTAAACGGATAAGTGCAAGCTATTGCTTTATCCAGAGTTCCAAAATTTTTATGTGAGGAGTGACAGGTTTTGAGAAACTATTTAGAAACGGAAAAACATCTAATTACCTCTCAAGCAGAATCCGAAGAAAATTTCTTAGCTGAACTCCGGTCTGGAAACTACACTATAGAAAATCCGTTCGTTCTAGAGAACCCTTATTTAATCAATCCCCTGGCTGCATTAATTGGTTTTAATACTAAGGAAGCAACAACAGCTCAAATTACAGTTAAAGGCAAAGCCGTTGAAGCGGATATTAGCCATACCTTTGCCGCTGCTACCGAGCATGTGTTACCGATTTACGGTTTGTATGACGACTTTGAAAACACCGTTGTCATTACTCTTGGAAATGGCAGAACCTCAGAAGTTAAAATTAAAGTTGCCGAAGTGAATGTAAACAAAGCTCAATATTGCAAGACCACTCCGGAATATTTCGGCAAAGACCTTATGATTATTTCCGGGGCGACGTATCCGATCGAGTCTGTAAAAACTTCCGGATTTGATTATGCCGGTGATTTAAGATGGGTACTTACCACTAAAGCAAGCTGGGATATTAAGAAATTAGCCAATGGTCGCCTTATCCTTTCTTCTCCCCGTGCCCTTCAAAAGCCCTACTATACCATTGGCCTGATCGAAATCGATTTTAGTGGAAAAATCTATACAGAATTTAGATTACCCGGTGGTCATCACCATGATAATGTGGAACTAGAAAACGGAAACATTTTAGCCTGCTCGGATAATGACTTTAATGACTCTGCCGAAGACTTTATAGTTGAAATTGATAGAGAAACCGGTAAAGTCGTAAAATCATGGGATGTCCAGAAAATGTTGCCTAGAGAGGAAGGAAAAGCAGGAGACTGGGATCATCACGATTGGTTCCATAATAACTCGGTTTGGTATGACAAAAAAACAAATTCCATTACTCTGTCTGGAAGACATCAAGATGCTGTCATTAACTACGATTATGAAACTGGGGAGTTAAACTGGATTATCGGTGATCCAGAAGGCTGGGGCAAAGAAATGCAAAAGTATTTCTTCAAGAATATTACTAAAGGTGACTTTGATTGGCAATACGAGCAGCATGCGGCAAGCATTCTACCTAATGGGGATGTCTTCGTATTTGACAATGGCACCTGGCGCTCTAAAACAGTGGAAAATCGCGTTCCTCCCGCAAAAAACTTCTCCAGAGGGGTTATATACAAAATCGACACAGAGAAGATGGAAATCGAGCAAGTTTGGCAGTATGGTAAAGAAAGAGGATGCGAGTTCTATTCCCCTTATATCTGTAATACCGACTACTATGCTGATGGACATTATATGATTCACTCCGGCGGTATTGCAAGCTATCGAGGACAACATACCGACGGACTGGGTGCTATGCTCTTAAACAAATATAAAGATGAGCATATTCATTTGAATCTTGAATCCATCACCGTTGAAGTTCTTCATGATGAAGTCAAATATGAGTTAAAAGTTCAGGGCGGTAACTACTATAGGGCGAGAAGAGTTGCACTCTACGATGAAAAGACTAACTTTGCGTTAGGCAAAGGAAAATTGCTTGGTGAGTTCGGTATCACTCCCGTGGCGCCCCTTAAACCCAAATTTAAGGATGCAGGAACCATCCCTGAAAAACACAACCTCTCTTTAGTACTTGAAGAGGACCGCTTGGCTCTCCGGGGTACCTTTATCGAAGGCTCTGAAGTCTTTCTTGAGCTCAAAGGCCAAGACAAATCTAAGTTCTACTCCATACCAACGAACGTCCATGATGTCAATGCAGCCTGCATCTCTATTGAAGCAGAGCAAGAAAACCAGTTCCAATTCTATCTAAGCAATGAAGGTCTTTCCGGCAATTTCGACATCTATCTCAATATCGATAACAACCGCTATGATACCAATAGCTCCTTGAAGTTTTAAAAAATGCTTAAACTGGCTTATGCCATGCCTTTATGTAGTCTTAAGCCTTATTTACCTTATACTCCTTGAAAACGGACTAGTTAATAAAGGGCTAGGGCCAAGCGAACTCGGAAATTCGTTTTGGCTCCTAGCCCTTTCATTTGCACAAAATTACAGTTAATCTTAGTTACTTCATTACTCATTTTAGAGAAATAATTGTAGTGTAATTAATTAGTCAATATGACTATTATCTTTTCCGATTAAGAGACTCTCCACGTTATAAAGGACCCCACAGTCACACTTCCCGCCATTCTTTTTGAAGATTTCAAGAATATCATTGATTTTACCCCGATTGAATTGCATCTGCGTTAGAATCTGGCGGCTAAAGCGGTAGGTGTGGTCACAGTGTAAAGCCGATAGTTTTTCATTTAATCGGTAGAAGAACATGCGATGAAAAAGCAAGCTCAAAATCTCTGAATCCCTGTTTATACTTGATTTTTCAATACTATAAAGCGAATCATATTCTAAATTTTCTTCCTTAATCCCATGGACTAAACGACGATTTACCTCTTCTTTAATCTTTTTACGATCCTTGAGGGTGGATTGTTCTTTCGACACATCCTCTCGCGTTACTTCGAATGTCATGATGTATATCAACTCCTCTAACAATTTAAGCAAGGTTTTGTCTTTCATACTATTATGTTCCATAAACGGCTAGCTTATATAATGGGATCATTGAATATATGAAGCCTACGTGTAGAACCGGCCCCAGAGCATCATGCACAAACAGGATTTTGCGCA from Desulfitobacterium dichloroeliminans LMG P-21439 encodes the following:
- a CDS encoding helix-turn-helix domain-containing protein, producing the protein MAGEGQILRNARVDKGWSLTQAEEVTKIRIRYLEALEEEEYRILPGSTYTKGFIRTYAKHLGLNSDEVLALYKASEQPIEEPIAIEKTLSGPKKMPPWVKPALVALTGVVALCVVIVIANLSNQQGANVTPQDITTPLPTIPQEEIVQQQQTPPSTQTPPNTPDPIETPTQDPQNVIAQETEGLVVQLIFSQPCWIRVNVDGQLALEGTFTKGVTKELKAKEQIELVSVGNAGGLSVILNGQTWPSLGAEGQVVNNIILKK
- a CDS encoding YajQ family cyclic di-GMP-binding protein, with translation MAKDSSFDIVSKVELQEVTNAVHQAQKEIEQRFDFKNSKSSIELQEDKITLISDDDFKLRNVIDILEGKLVKRQISLRALEYGKIQAAAGDTVRQEVKLIQGISQEKAKEINKLIKDSKIKVTSSIQGDQVRVTGKDKDDLQAVISLLRKQDLGVDLQFINYR
- a CDS encoding small, acid-soluble spore protein, alpha/beta type, giving the protein MGPDATSRQNGSVGGEMVGRTFESFGKR
- a CDS encoding FtsK/SpoIIIE family DNA translocase, which translates into the protein MAKRKTRTVKKKGFLKDSVRHEVIGIAALGLAVLGIVTIYSGSNGLIGGKIEEGLTILAGSGRVWLMLMLGAWGIAYMNRKHIDNQWRTLGVVLLWLTLEGILHFQLPGVEAYKKEHFIAEGMMGHGGGLIGAGIAIVLKASVGISGGYVVLIVTALIGALLITNRSLIHGLQLVQKASKDSGHWVKGHVEDFIYVMQDTEESPVDATYEEPEKKELRKNLKKKETKTSVNHLKVLEPELVERPVIIRTLQDLTDHGAEGEKSLSDRPVTQMTSPLEGKKLSQAREGEGGTGIIPPGKVTGTPVSRMAQREGSDFQLPNLTLLNKSMKVKNPRINKDLADNVKILEDTLESFGVKIKVTHVTQGPAITRYEAQPAPGVKVSKITNLSDDIALSLAATDVRIEAPVPGKSVVGIEVPNKEIATVHFREVLETPEFQNAPSKLTVVLGKDITGSPIVADLTKMPHLLIAGATGSGKSVCVNTLINSILYKARPDEVKFLLVDPKMVELTNYNGIPHLIAPVVTDPKKAAGALKWIVTEMETRYELFAAAGVRDIVRYNFLRTQEKKEDALPLPYVVVIIDELADLMMVAPGDVEDSICRLAQMARAAGIHLLIATQRPSVDVITGLIKANIPSRIAFAVSSQIDSRTILDMNGAEKLLGRGDMLYYPMGASKPVRVQGCYLADKEVENVVRFLQNQAKPEYQEIPHMELGTSKPAEEAGDELFRQAAILFIEAGNASVSLLQRRLRIGYTRAARLMDLLEEKGVVGGYEGSKPREVLLTKGQFEQKFGLEEEEIG
- the abc-f gene encoding ribosomal protection-like ABC-F family protein, translating into MSILNVENVNHGFGGRQILENTTFRLLKGEHVGLVGANGEGKSTFLDIITGKLIPDEGKVEWSNRVTVGYLDQHSVLTKGKTIRDVLKEAFQKMFELENEMLELYNLMAEATEEQMVKMMEDVGEIQTILEHNGFYIIDAKIEEVANGLGLGEIGLDRDVADLSGGQRTKVLLTKLLLQKPTILILDEPTNYLDADHIVWLSNYLKNYENAFILVSHDSPFLNDVVNVIYHVENAELTRYTGNYEQFMQLHSIKKEQELKAYEKQQKEVDRLEDFIARNKARISTTGRAKSRQKQLEKMDILEKPKEKIRPQFRFKEARTPGRIIFETKDLVLGYDEPLTRPVNLKLERGQKVAIRGVNGLGKTTLLKTLLGIIPCISGESILGDYLVPGYFEQESNRGNNNTPLEEIWQEFPGLTNYEARQALAKCGLTNEHISNKMMVLSGGESAKVRLCKLMLREINFLVLDEPTNHLDVDAKEELKKAIQDFKGTVLLVSHDPDFYENWVSDIWNLEQWTTKIV
- a CDS encoding aryl-sulfate sulfotransferase, coding for MRNYLETEKHLITSQAESEENFLAELRSGNYTIENPFVLENPYLINPLAALIGFNTKEATTAQITVKGKAVEADISHTFAAATEHVLPIYGLYDDFENTVVITLGNGRTSEVKIKVAEVNVNKAQYCKTTPEYFGKDLMIISGATYPIESVKTSGFDYAGDLRWVLTTKASWDIKKLANGRLILSSPRALQKPYYTIGLIEIDFSGKIYTEFRLPGGHHHDNVELENGNILACSDNDFNDSAEDFIVEIDRETGKVVKSWDVQKMLPREEGKAGDWDHHDWFHNNSVWYDKKTNSITLSGRHQDAVINYDYETGELNWIIGDPEGWGKEMQKYFFKNITKGDFDWQYEQHAASILPNGDVFVFDNGTWRSKTVENRVPPAKNFSRGVIYKIDTEKMEIEQVWQYGKERGCEFYSPYICNTDYYADGHYMIHSGGIASYRGQHTDGLGAMLLNKYKDEHIHLNLESITVEVLHDEVKYELKVQGGNYYRARRVALYDEKTNFALGKGKLLGEFGITPVAPLKPKFKDAGTIPEKHNLSLVLEEDRLALRGTFIEGSEVFLELKGQDKSKFYSIPTNVHDVNAACISIEAEQENQFQFYLSNEGLSGNFDIYLNIDNNRYDTNSSLKF
- a CDS encoding DUF3388 domain-containing protein, with the protein product MIQQNKPGLLGAVTTLMGMLEINILTVNGIGDRHRGFLLEFPCADKVQALKGALDSVATIRVTAFREPTLFDRLALRHGQRLDMIASNPPTYRFIREELGVLVDFLGDTLMGGGHRLIGIRGAPRVGKTEAAISACVYANKKWILLSSTIIRQTLRTTLMLDEAEDSIFLIDGITSTSRGDDVHWELLKRVMEMPTPKIIEHPEVFLRDGRIDLDFDFIIEIRNQPEDEIRTEDVAISFSSFDIS
- a CDS encoding DUF2695 domain-containing protein, yielding MTFEVTREDVSKEQSTLKDRKKIKEEVNRRLVHGIKEENLEYDSLYSIEKSSINRDSEILSLLFHRMFFYRLNEKLSALHCDHTYRFSRQILTQMQFNRGKINDILEIFKKNGGKCDCGVLYNVESLLIGKDNSHID
- the mnmH gene encoding tRNA 2-selenouridine(34) synthase MnmH, producing MIHEITVEELSEVKNLLLVDVRSEGEYQEATIPGALNLPLFNNEERARIGTTYVQISPALAKEQGLEIVGPKLKGLYEQASQWAKGHSLVLFCWRGGMRSKSLANVFDLMGLSVYRLHGGYKAYRHWITEYFRGEFPLKVVVLRGNTGVGKTEILARLKQDGYPAVDLEALANNRGSVFGSVGLGSAPSQKDFEAALYVRLSEVSHFPYIIVECESKRIGRINLPPSFFDAMKIGPQILLYDSIPNRVDRLVKEYAQFPNAIPEIKSALGRLTKILGHKKITLYNTLLDQGNLEEFTEEMLKYYDAIYAYPNGPQGDYDYAISHLDPEMGLRELEEYLDQWSGIPRTATLSGIRDTAK
- a CDS encoding ClpP family protease gives rise to the protein MSQTNENEKPLKPEVENLKELGQIRIPEPAENIYCLTVVGQIEGHQVLPAQSKATKYEHVIPQLVAVEQNPMIEGILLILNTAGGDVEAGLAISELVSSLSKPSVSIVLGGGHSIGIPIAVSCNRSFIAPTGTMTLHPIRYTGLVINGHQQFEYLQKMQERINRFILQHSGITEEQLKQLMFATGELAQDIGTILIGQDAVDIGLIDAVGGLKEAHRELKRLISEKRESLN